The Sinorhizobium meliloti genome includes a window with the following:
- a CDS encoding type IV secretion system protein VirB3, whose protein sequence is MSEFQDEKPALTPLVIGLTRSPTLWGVPYMAVVLIVGVTIIGWLATNDLLALLIAPVAYLVLFSLCTWDNRILDVMQVTSRKTPRTPNKRFWGTNSYGP, encoded by the coding sequence ATGAGTGAGTTTCAGGACGAAAAGCCAGCTTTGACGCCGTTGGTGATCGGGTTAACCCGGTCCCCAACGCTTTGGGGCGTCCCCTACATGGCGGTGGTGCTGATCGTTGGCGTCACCATTATCGGCTGGCTTGCAACGAACGACCTCCTGGCGTTGCTGATCGCGCCGGTTGCTTACCTTGTCCTGTTCTCGCTCTGCACCTGGGACAACAGGATCCTCGATGTGATGCAGGTGACTTCCCGCAAGACGCCCCGCACGCCCAACAAGCGCTTTTGGGGCACCAACTCCTACGGACCGTGA
- a CDS encoding TrbC/VirB2 family protein codes for MQFEMQTRKSQAFKLAATLGIVAAVQIAGADVALAQSAGGAFGPLQTAVQMIVDFITGPFGRLLATIAVIGLGFLTFAGRLSWFTAGAVVMGIGLVFGAPAIVDEMISAVGQ; via the coding sequence ATGCAATTTGAAATGCAAACGAGGAAGTCTCAGGCTTTCAAGCTCGCAGCGACGCTCGGCATCGTGGCTGCAGTCCAGATCGCCGGGGCCGATGTGGCTCTAGCGCAGAGCGCAGGCGGCGCGTTCGGGCCGTTGCAGACGGCGGTGCAGATGATCGTCGATTTCATCACGGGCCCGTTCGGTCGCCTGCTCGCGACCATTGCCGTTATCGGCCTTGGGTTTCTGACATTCGCCGGACGCCTATCGTGGTTCACGGCCGGCGCGGTCGTGATGGGCATCGGTCTGGTGTTTGGTGCACCGGCGATCGTCGACGAGATGATCTCGGCGGTCGGTCAGTGA